CAGGAGTTCTCCCTTGGCAGGAATAGTTCCTCCGTGAGGGCAGGTTTTGGGGAATCTAAGCAATTTTTCCAGTCTCTCCACGAATAGGTCAGAGACAGTGTGTTCCAATACCTCAGCTTCCTCGTGAATCTGGTCACTCGTATAGTCTAAATGATGAACTAGAAAAACTTCAATCAAGCGATGCTTACGGTAGAGCTCAGAGACCAGTTTGAGGCCGATGTCTGTCAGCAGATAACCACATTCCTTGTCCTTAATGATGAGATTTTCACTTTTCATCCGTTTAATCATTTCAGTTACGGCAGGGGGAGAGACTTGCATACGAGCCGCAATTTCCTTGTTGGTAATCTTATGCAAATCTATGCCAATTTCATAAATACATTTTAGATAGTCTTCTTTATTCGGGGTCATTCGCTTCCTCTTGTCTAATATCTCTATCTAGTATATCAAAAAAAGCTAGATTTCTCTAGCTGTGACTTTTTATGTTATACTTATTGCAAGAGAAAAAACGAGGAGATGGATATGACGAAAATAGCTCTTCTTTCAGATATTCATGGAAATACCACCGCCTTGGAGGCTGTTTTGGCAGATTCTCGGCAGCTAGGAGTGGATGAATACTGGCTTTTGGGAGACATTCTCATGCCAGGGACAGGGCGTAGAAGGATTTTGGACTTGTTGGCTCAACTACCGATTACGGCTAGAGTTTTGGGAAACTGGGAAGACAGTCTTTGGCATGGTGTCCGCAAGGAATTGGATAGTACTCGTCCCAGTCAACGCTATCTCTTGCGCCAGTGTCAGTATGTTTTAGAGGAAATTTCCCTAGAAGAAATTGAACTGCTCCACAATCAACCTCTCCAGCTTCATCGTCAGTTTGGGGATTTGACGGTAGGAATTAGCCACCATCTTCCTGATAAGAACTGGGGGAGAGAGTTGATTCATACTGGAGCGCAAGAGGATTTTGACCGCTTGGTGACCAATCCGCCTTGTGATATTGCTGTTTATGGTCATATTCACCAGCAGTTGCTTCGTTACGGGACTGGTGGGCAATTAATTGTCAATCCAGGTTCGATTGGGCAACCTTTCTTTCTAGATGCCCAGTTGCGGAAGGACTTGCGGGCCCAGTATATGATTTTAGAGTTTGATGGCAAGGGCTTGGTAGATATGGACTTCCGACGGGTAGACTACGATGTGGCAGCTGAATTGCAGCTGGCTAAAGACCTCAAACTTCCCTATTTTGAGGTTTACTATGAAAGTCTGGTCAATGGTATCCACCATACTCATCATCAGGAATTTCTGAGAGAATTAGCCCAGAAAGAGGGCTATGATAGGGAATTAGATGCTTGGTTGAAAAGTGGTAATGATTGACATTACAACTAAAAAGGGTATAATAAAAGAAAAAGAAGAGTAGAGGCAGGGGAGCCTCGTAAAAAGGAGAAGAGGATGCAAATTCCAAGTAGATTTACCATTGCGACTCATATGCTGATAATCATTGCCCTCAAGGGGAAGGAAAGCAAGGTGACCAGTGATTTTCTGGCTGCTAGTGTCGGGGTCAATCCTGTCATTATCAGAAAGACCTTGTCCCAGTTGAAGAAGGCAGAGTTGATTTCAGTCGCGCGCGGAACAGGGGGAACAGAGATTGTTAAGGATCTAAAAGACATTAGTCTTTTAGATGTTTATCAAGCGGTTGAGTGTCTTGGTAAGACTGGTCAACTCTTCAGTTTCCATGACAATCCGAATCCAAATTGTCCAGTTGGAGCTCATATTCATGATGTTTTGGATCAAAAATTGGAGAGAATCCAGTTGGCAATGGAGACTGAACTTGGTCAGACCAGTCTAGAACAAGTCGTGGCAGATGCAGAGAGTCAGATGAAGGAGTAAGAGGGATAGATGCCCTCTTTTTCTCTTTAGATAATTATGATAAAATGTAGTTATTAAAGGAGGAAGAAATGTATCTCGTTATAGGAATTGTATTAGCATTTATAGTGTCATTTTGGAAGGATAATAGAAGTTTGTGGAATCCAGTATTATTCTTATTATCCCTCATTTCAAGTTATATTTCTCTATCCCACCTTTTTTATAAAAATGGGTATGAGAATATTCAGTTAGCTTTTTATGTAGTTACCTTTGTTTTACTCCCGTTTCTGATTTTTTTGAGTGGTATCTTTTTAATCTATAATGGCCTTATCCTGCTGAAGCGAGAGGGACGTTCAAAAGCCAATTATCTTTCAACGCTTTTTGGAATAGTCATTTTGGTATTTTTTCCCTTGATTTCATTTCGACTAGGAGATCGAAATGAATTATTTCATACACATCACTTTCTAAACATTTTATTTGTATTAATCGTTTATTCTTACTTTATTTTTGGTTTTGCGTTCGTGGGTTTTATGTTGTATTCTATTTTATATCTCTTTATTCCTAAGAAGAAGCATTATGATTTTATTATCATTCACGGTGCTGGTTTATTAGGCGGAGAAAAGGTAACACCTTTGCTAAAGAGGAGAATTGATAAGGCAGTAGAAGCTTACCACAAGTCTAAGAATTCTAACATAAAAATTATTGCCAGTGGTGGTCAAGGAGCAGATGAAAAGATTTCTGAAGCGCAGGCCATTTATAACTATATTTTAGAAGAGACAGATGTCAGCAAGGAATCTGTTCTTCTTGAAGATAAGTCCAGAACAACCTATGAAAATTTATTGTTTTCAAAAGAAATTGGAGAACAATTGGTTGAAAATCCGTGTTTCCTCTTTGTTACAAATGACTATCATGTCTTTCGCACTAGTACCTATGCTCGTAAGTTAAATATGAAGGGAGATGGACTCGGATGTAGGACAGCAGGCTACTACATACCATCTGCTTTTATTCGGGAGTACGTGGCTCTATGTGTCAAAATGAAATGGCTATTCCTCGCCTTTTATGTTCCTATATTAGCTATCATTTTGCTAGCCTATAAAGGGGTTATTTGGTAGTTAGATTTTATTAACACTCTTTTAAAATCTCTTCAAACCATGTCAACTTTATCTGCAACCTCAAAGCTGTGCTTTGAGCAACCTGCGGCTAGTCTCCTAGTTTACTCTTTGATTTTCATTGAGTATAAAAAAGACTTAGAATGCACATGAAAGTATGTATTCTAGGTCTTTTGTTTTGTATTCATTTGATTTTTGAAAGGTACTATCTATTTTTCCAGACTTGGTAACGGGTATCAATCAATAACTGAGTAAGGCGTCCCATGGTTTCCCTTTCTTCTGGAGTGAGGGATTGCGCTTGGACAAAGAGATGATGAATGTGTTCAAGCGCCTTTAAGGAAGACAAGTCATTGATGGAGCTAATGCCAGCATCAAGAATGGTGCCAAAGAAGAGGTCGAAGTAGAGCTGAAGTTCCTCATCAGGGACTGTGGACACCCATTCTTTGAAGGTCGTGTCGACTTGTTGGCTATCGCTATTGGTCTTATCCAGTTGGACAAAGTGTTTGTTCTCAATTTGCCAGCTAAAAGTATCGTGCTGGGCGATACCACCCAAGGCAGTACTGTGCACGATGATTTGGTAGGCAGGAATTTCTAGCATCATACCGATAATAGAACCTTGTGGGATGAAGACCTTGGTTCTATCCATTATTCTTTGATAGCCCTCACTTTGTGTCAGTTCTTTGTGGAGACCAGGCGAATCAAAGGTATAAACTGCTGTGATTTGATTTTGCAAGCTTTGCTCAATTTGACTAGCCGCATAGATAGCTAGATTTCCTCCCTTGGAATGCCCAGCCAGAATGACCTTCTGCTTAGGATGGTGGATAAAAAAGTTCTTTAAATAGCGGAGGGCGTGCTTTTGAGCAGGAATTTCCTTCATATAGGTCAGGTGGAAATCTTCCTTCCAGCCAATGATACTGTCATCAGTCCCACGAAAGACAATCAGATAGGTATCGAGAGTGAGGCGGTAGGTCATAGCCGAAAACTGTTTTTGCAGTTCAGGATCAATGTCGTTGATAAAATGAGAGAGTTTGCAATTTTTGAAGCGTTTGTGTTGAGCTAGTTCATCTAATAGCTGGAGGCGATTTTTATTGGTCAACATGTTAGATTCTCTTGGAACCTGAGGTGCCAGGTCTAAAAGACGCTGAGGAGTTGTGGAGACCAGATTATCAAAGGAGAGGTAGGTGGTTTCTGTTAAGGCTAGAATGTCTAATTCATTTAAAGGAAGGTCGTAATAAGAATCGTATGCGACATCTTCCAGATAATCAAAAATATTGGCCATGAGAGCTCCTTTCTTTTTATTTATCTTATCACAATCACATAGAATTTACTAGTTGGTTTGTACGAGCTCTCTACATACCGACCTATAATGGTATGATTCAGATACATAGAAGATAGTTTGCTTTTATTTCAAACCTCTAAACATACTTGTTTGCATCTGTTTGTCGTCAATCCCATTCTCTTTTAAGAAATTTTTCATCTCATTTATATCATCAGGTTGGCCGGTCAAGAGATAAATAGCTTGGTTGCCGTATTTCTCAACAGCATTTTTTAGAAATGCTTGGCTTTGAGAAAGGGTTTCGCTAGTTTTATAAGTTAGATTCGGATTGTTCTGACTAAGCTCTCTTAACTCATTATCAAAAATGTTTACTCCTTTGTCTAAATGATTAAGAATGATGGAGCGCTTACCAGCCCACTCTTTCACAACTGGACGTAGAGTAGAAATACCGACATCAGAGGCAAAACAAACCAGTGCTTGGTCATTGTCTTTAACAGATAAAGATGACTCCAGCCAACTCATCTCAATTTCACTACCAGCTGGTAAATGTGTTAAGGTTTCCTTGAACACGCTACCACTATTATGGGTTACAATAAGAATTTCGTCCTCATCAGGAGTGGAAGCAAGGGTTAGCCATCGGCTAGTCTGTTCCTCCTTTACTGGACTTTTGTTTGTACCAAACGAGCTATCAGGAAGCTTAAACTGAGCATAGGAGCCAGCTTTCCATATTTGATTTTTTGGTTTTGTGATGTGAACTAAATATAAATCTCCGCTGGGATTTTCAATGGATTGTATCGATAAAGTCTGACTTCGTCCAAGGTAGGCAATGATTCCCCAAGATATAAAGCCGAGCACTCCAAGTGTAGTTAGAATAATCATGAACATTTTTTTCCCTCGTTTCATTTTTAACTCCTATAGTGTAGTAATTTTCTATGAATGAATAATATTTTTTTTCATTCAATAATTTCCAAAAAATAAAGAAAAGATTTCTTTATTTCAGTATTCCTTTAATGAAGTTGGTTGCTAGTATTTCTACAGTTTTGCTAATATCTGGAAAATCATTTTCTGTGATATGCATATCCATGTAGTAAAATAGGTTGTAAACTTGTAAAATATCTTGAATTTTTTCTGGAGAATGGCCTTCAGCCTGCAAACGATGAGTAAAGGTTTTCACGAGAAATTGATGAAATGGATTCGTGACTTTCCCTTCTTCTGAGGAATAGTAGCTATGCAACTCATCTGCTATGGCAGGATTGTACCATTCTGCAAGGATTTTATTGGAAGAAACGAGTGCTCTGGATTGAGCAAAGAGTTGACTAATAAGATCAATCATATCAATTTCCCAATCCAGTTCTTCGATCATAGTTTGGCGAACACGGTTGTTTTCATCAATATAGATATCTAAAAAAATAGCTTCTTTACTTTCGTAATAGTTATAAAAAGATCCGACTGCCATATGAGCTTGTCTAGCAATTTCTGAAATTCCTGTCGCCTTGTATCCTTTTTTTGAAAAAACTTCATAAGCTGCGGATTTCAAAGCCTGTTTTTTGTTCAATTTGATTCACCTCTTTTCTGAATGAATATTAAATTTTGTTCATTCATATCTTAACAAATCTTTTTCAGATTGTCAATCTGAAAGCTAGAACTTTTTACGGATACCACTTGATAAGGAACTTTTCAATGTTAGAAGAGTATAGAGTGTCGTTTTAACTACACTCAAGATTTGGAAGAATAGATATAAATTTTGGTTAAGGGGATGTATAAAAGAACTGAAATGAGGGTTGAAAAAATTAAAAATAAATGGGTAGTGCTGGCACTATGTCTGAAAATAAGGTATGATATCAATGGGGTTATTCACTATCTGTTTTTGAGCTGTTGTGACAAGGAAATGTTAAAAAAGTATTAGATACTAAGCCCTCTATTTATACTAAAGGATTTAAGACTCCTAAAATTAGCAAAGGAGAATCAGATGCACAAGATTTTATTAGTAGAAGATGATCAGGTTATTCGTCAACAGGTCGGGAAAATGCTCTCTGAATGGGGCTTTGAAGTGGTGCTGGTAGAAGACTTTATGGAAGTTTTGAGTCTATTTGTTCAGTCGGAACCTCATCTGGTCCTCATGGATATTGGACTGCCTTTGTTTAATGGCTATCACTGGTGTCAGGAGATTCGCAAGATTTCCAAGGTACCCATCATGTTTCTGTCTTCGAGAGACCAGGCGATGGATATTGTCATGGCAATCAATATGGGCGCGGATGACTTTGTGACCAAGCCTTTTGACCAGCAGGTTCTTTTAGCCAAGGTTCAGGGCTTGTTGCGCCGTTCCTATGAGTTTGGGCGTGACGAGAGTTTACTGGAATATGCTGGTGTTATCCTCAATACCAAATCAATGGACTTACATTATCAAGGGCAAGTCTTGAATTTGACCAAGAATGAGTTTCAGATTTTACGCGTTTTGTTTGAGCATGCAGGCAATATTGTAGCTCGCGATGACCTGATGCGGGAACTTTGGAACAGTGACTTTTTCATTGATGATAATACCCTATCTGTCAATGTGGCTCGTTTGCGTAAAAAATTGGAAGAGCAGGGCTTGGTAGGATTTATCGAAACCAAGAAAGGGATAGGGTACGGACTGAAGCATGCTTGATTGGAAACAATTTTTTCTAGCCTATCTGCGTTCCCGTAGTCGTCTGTTTGTTTATCTGATTTCTTTGACGTTTCTGGTCTTACTCTTTCAGTTTTTATTTGCCAGTTTGGGAATTTACTTTCTCTACTTTTTCCTGCTATGTTGCTTTGTAACCATCTTATTTTTCACTTGGGACATATTGGTAGAAATGCAGGTCTATCGTCAGGAACTTCTCTATGGGGAGAGGGAAGCCAAATCTCCTTTGGAAAGAGCCTTGGCTGAAAAATTAGAAGCGCGTGAGATGGAACTCTATCAGCAGAGGTCAGATTCAGAAAGAAAACTGACGGATTTGCTGGATTACTATACCTTGTGGGTCCATCAGATTAAGACCCCCATTGCAGCTAGTCAACTCTTAGTTGCAGAAGTAGCCGACCGCCAACTGAAGCAGCAATTAGAACAGGAAACTTTCAAGATAGACTCCTATACCAATCTAGTTTTACAGTACCTGCGTTTAGAAAGTTTCCATGATGATTTGGTCTTAAAGCAGGTTCAAATTGAGGACTTGGTCAAGGAAATAATTCGTAAATATGCTCTTTTCTTTATTCAAAAAGGACTAAATGTCAATCTACATGACCTTGATAAAGAAATCGTTACGGATAAAAAGTGGCTATTAGTGGTCATTGAACAAATTATCTCAAACAGCCTCAAGTACACCAAGGAAGGTGGTCTGGAGATTTATATGGAAGGCCAGGAACTCTGTATCAAGGATACAGGAATCGGGATAAAAAATAGTGATGTCCTCCGAGTCTTTGAACGTGGCTTTTCAGGATATAATGGACGCCTAACTCAGCAGTCATCTGGCCTTGGACTTTACCTATCTAAGAAAATTTCTGAAGAACTGGGTCACCAGATTCGTATCGAGTCTGAGGTCGGAAAAGGAACGATAGTGCGGATTCAGTTTTCTCAAGTGAACTTAGTCCTTGAGTGAGAAGAGACAATGAGTTTTTACCCAATCTCTTTTTGCTATATTTCAGGATATTTGAAGACTGTTTTTTACAAAACCAATAATAGAATTTTTAATACGGAATATAGTATAAATACTGGTTCAAAGTGAAGTTTTGTATGCTTTATACTTTTGTTGAGTATAAAATCTATAAACTAAGGGTGAATTACAAAAATTAATTTAAGATGAAGTGAATTGTAGACTTGGGGGGAATGTCTCCTATTCGATTTCAGAATGAATCGTTGATACAGGATTAAAAGAACTGCAGCTTTCTTTTTATTTTGAATGATAGTAAAAACTGCAGTACTTGTGTGATTTACAATTATTGCACTCAATGTCCGAGTATCGCACTATCTGAAATAGGGAATAGTAGAGATTGTTCTGCGATATGTAAAAAAACGCATTAGTAAGGAGTATCGTATATGCTACCATATCTTAAAACTATTAGATGGTATCTCTTCTTTAATTTTCTTTTTGGTGTAGTATCGAATATCTGCACAGCTTTGTTACCGTATTTCACGCAGGCATTAATCAAAGGGGATTATCAAGTAGCTCTATATGGTTACTCTATGTCAGTGGCTGGCTATTTGAGTTGTAACTATATCCAAATGATACTTGATTGGAAGCAGGGGATTATCTTTTCGACTACTTTGAAAAATGAGTGGTTTCGTTCACTTCTGGGACTCAGTCACCACGATTTCAAGCAGAAAACAGTAGCAGAGTATATTTCCTATCAATCTAATGACCTAGATTCGTTGGAAAAGGATTACCTTCCTCCATTGATGAGTTTTATCAAACAAATTTTACGTATCATCATTTACGCTTTCATTATTAGCAGAACAATTAATCCTATTGTATCATTGATTTTAATCTTTTCCACTGGAATTAGTATTCAAATTCCTAAAATCGTTGGGAAGTTGACCGCTAATCGCAGACAGGTTTACTTGAAAAAACAAGGAGATTACTATCGAACTTTGGAGGATTTGCTCATGGGACATCATTTGGTAAATAAACTAACTATGTCGCATTTTTTGAATCAACAAAAGAGTTCTCTAAAGAATTTGCAGGATAAGTATTTTAAGTATGGTTTGACAAAAATTACTGGCATCTTATTGACAGGTGTTTCTTTTGAATTCATTAGTCTTGTTCTGTTTATTTATTTAGCCTACTCTCTATCTCACCAGCAACTCGGTATTCCTGAGGTGGTGGCGAGTTTCGGATATATTAATGCTTTTTCTGAACCAATACAGGAAATCCTTTATGATTTACAAATGTTAGAGTCCGTAAAGCCTGTAATCAAGAGTTTTCAAAACATTGTTGGGAGACCCGTTTCAGTTCAAGCACCTCAACATTCTTTTGATACGATTACTTTGAAAAACATTTCCAAACAAATGGGAGAATCAAAATTGATAATTACTTCCGCTACGATTCAAAAAGGGGATAAAATTGCGCTTATTGGTAAGAATGGGTCTGGAAAAAGTAGTCTTCTCAACATTTTAAATGGAACAGATGAAGATTTTGAAGGACAAATTGTGCTAGATGGGCTTGTTTTGGACCATCTTTGGGGAAGATTCGGTATGATTCTGCAACAAGAACATACATTTATTTCAAGTTATGAAAATAATGTAACGCTATTCAATAGTTTCAATGAAAAATTCAGAGAAGAAGATTTTGAAAAAATTCCACCACAATCCCTGTCAGGTGGTCAGCAACAACGAATGTATTTAAATCGTGAGAAAAATCGTAAAAATCCATTGCTTATCCTAGACGAACCTTTCTCTGCCTTGGATACTAATCAGTTTAAAATGGAATTGGAAAGAGTTCTGGAACTACCAAGTGCCGTCATTGTTACTTTACATCGCCAAAACGAATTATTAAGTAAGTTTGACCAAGTTTGGGAAATTAAGAATGGAGAACTTGTAATTTTGAAATAGCTAAATTATAAAGAATAAAACGCATAGTATCAAGGTTCAGGAGATATCGTTTTTCCTTCTTCGGATAAGGAAACAAAAATTTCTTGCTTCATCTATCTGTTAAATTGAGAGATTTCCTCAGAGAAAGACTGTAAAATTTTTGATATAATGTTAAGGATGGACTGACGGATATTTAAAAGATAATGTTCAAAAGAATAACAGGTGAGAAGAAAAATATGTAAGATTGGACAGAAGTATCTCTACCATCATCCATGCAGAAACAAGATTATATGAAATAAAAGGAGTAACTAATGACCGGAAACTATTCAACACGTGAATACCGTGAGAAATTATATGATGATCTTCATGTTCGATTAAGAGATACAGTGATTTTGATGTGTGCGATTTTTATTGCCTCTATCGGCCTAAATATGAATTCAACGGCTGTCATTATTGGAGCCATGCTGATTTCCCCTCTTATGACACCGATTGTTGGACTGGGGTTTGGTTTAGCTATTTTTGATACGCGTTTAATCAAGCAATCTCTAGAGGTTTTATTTACCCAAGTATTGGTTAGCTTGCTTGTCTCGGCTCTGTATTTCTGGATTTCTCCCTTATCTTATGAAAGTAGCGAATTGATTGCACGAACCTCTCCAACAATTTGGGATGTGCTCATTGCTATTGCTGGTGGGATAGCAGGTTTCATTGGTTCAAGGAAAAAAGAAGCAAACAATATCGTACCAGGAGTAGCCATTGCAACAGCTCTGATGCCACCTATCTGCACTGCAGGTTACGGTTTAGCTAATGGAAATGTACGATTTTTATTTGGAGCTCTTTATCTTTTCTTGATCAACTGTGTCTTTATCATGCTAATCAACATTGTTGGAACAAGAATTATGATGAGAAAATCTCCCTTAAGTTCATTTAAAGAGCTAAACATTAAAATGAGAATTGGGTTGATATCCTTGATTGTATTATTGATTCTTCCGGCTAGTTATTCAGCAATTACTTTGACGATAGATCAAGCGCGCAAAGAAGGGATCAAACAGTTTGTAGGAAAAGAGTTCGCCAATCACACGGTCATTAATCAAGTCTACAAATCAA
Above is a genomic segment from Streptococcus mitis containing:
- a CDS encoding MarR family transcriptional regulator — protein: MTPNKEDYLKCIYEIGIDLHKITNKEIAARMQVSPPAVTEMIKRMKSENLIIKDKECGYLLTDIGLKLVSELYRKHRLIEVFLVHHLDYTSDQIHEEAEVLEHTVSDLFVERLEKLLRFPKTCPHGGTIPAKGELLVEINNLPLADIKEAGAYRLTRVHDSFDILHYLDKHSLSIGDSLQVKQFDGFSNTFTILSKDEDLQVGMDIAKQLYVEKIN
- a CDS encoding two-component system response regulator: MHKILLVEDDQVIRQQVGKMLSEWGFEVVLVEDFMEVLSLFVQSEPHLVLMDIGLPLFNGYHWCQEIRKISKVPIMFLSSRDQAMDIVMAINMGADDFVTKPFDQQVLLAKVQGLLRRSYEFGRDESLLEYAGVILNTKSMDLHYQGQVLNLTKNEFQILRVLFEHAGNIVARDDLMRELWNSDFFIDDNTLSVNVARLRKKLEEQGLVGFIETKKGIGYGLKHA
- a CDS encoding histidine kinase; this encodes MLDWKQFFLAYLRSRSRLFVYLISLTFLVLLFQFLFASLGIYFLYFFLLCCFVTILFFTWDILVEMQVYRQELLYGEREAKSPLERALAEKLEAREMELYQQRSDSERKLTDLLDYYTLWVHQIKTPIAASQLLVAEVADRQLKQQLEQETFKIDSYTNLVLQYLRLESFHDDLVLKQVQIEDLVKEIIRKYALFFIQKGLNVNLHDLDKEIVTDKKWLLVVIEQIISNSLKYTKEGGLEIYMEGQELCIKDTGIGIKNSDVLRVFERGFSGYNGRLTQQSSGLGLYLSKKISEELGHQIRIESEVGKGTIVRIQFSQVNLVLE
- a CDS encoding alpha/beta hydrolase yields the protein MANIFDYLEDVAYDSYYDLPLNELDILALTETTYLSFDNLVSTTPQRLLDLAPQVPRESNMLTNKNRLQLLDELAQHKRFKNCKLSHFINDIDPELQKQFSAMTYRLTLDTYLIVFRGTDDSIIGWKEDFHLTYMKEIPAQKHALRYLKNFFIHHPKQKVILAGHSKGGNLAIYAASQIEQSLQNQITAVYTFDSPGLHKELTQSEGYQRIMDRTKVFIPQGSIIGMMLEIPAYQIIVHSTALGGIAQHDTFSWQIENKHFVQLDKTNSDSQQVDTTFKEWVSTVPDEELQLYFDLFFGTILDAGISSINDLSSLKALEHIHHLFVQAQSLTPEERETMGRLTQLLIDTRYQVWKNR
- a CDS encoding multidrug ABC transporter; the protein is MLPYLKTIRWYLFFNFLFGVVSNICTALLPYFTQALIKGDYQVALYGYSMSVAGYLSCNYIQMILDWKQGIIFSTTLKNEWFRSLLGLSHHDFKQKTVAEYISYQSNDLDSLEKDYLPPLMSFIKQILRIIIYAFIISRTINPIVSLILIFSTGISIQIPKIVGKLTANRRQVYLKKQGDYYRTLEDLLMGHHLVNKLTMSHFLNQQKSSLKNLQDKYFKYGLTKITGILLTGVSFEFISLVLFIYLAYSLSHQQLGIPEVVASFGYINAFSEPIQEILYDLQMLESVKPVIKSFQNIVGRPVSVQAPQHSFDTITLKNISKQMGESKLIITSATIQKGDKIALIGKNGSGKSSLLNILNGTDEDFEGQIVLDGLVLDHLWGRFGMILQQEHTFISSYENNVTLFNSFNEKFREEDFEKIPPQSLSGGQQQRMYLNREKNRKNPLLILDEPFSALDTNQFKMELERVLELPSAVIVTLHRQNELLSKFDQVWEIKNGELVILK
- a CDS encoding ferredoxin reductase, translated to MKRGKKMFMIILTTLGVLGFISWGIIAYLGRSQTLSIQSIENPSGDLYLVHITKPKNQIWKAGSYAQFKLPDSSFGTNKSPVKEEQTSRWLTLASTPDEDEILIVTHNSGSVFKETLTHLPAGSEIEMSWLESSLSVKDNDQALVCFASDVGISTLRPVVKEWAGKRSIILNHLDKGVNIFDNELRELSQNNPNLTYKTSETLSQSQAFLKNAVEKYGNQAIYLLTGQPDDINEMKNFLKENGIDDKQMQTSMFRGLK
- a CDS encoding Rrf2 family transcriptional regulator; the encoded protein is MQIPSRFTIATHMLIIIALKGKESKVTSDFLAASVGVNPVIIRKTLSQLKKAELISVARGTGGTEIVKDLKDISLLDVYQAVECLGKTGQLFSFHDNPNPNCPVGAHIHDVLDQKLERIQLAMETELGQTSLEQVVADAESQMKE
- a CDS encoding serine/threonine protein phosphatase; amino-acid sequence: MTKIALLSDIHGNTTALEAVLADSRQLGVDEYWLLGDILMPGTGRRRILDLLAQLPITARVLGNWEDSLWHGVRKELDSTRPSQRYLLRQCQYVLEEISLEEIELLHNQPLQLHRQFGDLTVGISHHLPDKNWGRELIHTGAQEDFDRLVTNPPCDIAVYGHIHQQLLRYGTGGQLIVNPGSIGQPFFLDAQLRKDLRAQYMILEFDGKGLVDMDFRRVDYDVAAELQLAKDLKLPYFEVYYESLVNGIHHTHHQEFLRELAQKEGYDRELDAWLKSGND
- a CDS encoding TetR family transcriptional regulator, translated to MNKKQALKSAAYEVFSKKGYKATGISEIARQAHMAVGSFYNYYESKEAIFLDIYIDENNRVRQTMIEELDWEIDMIDLISQLFAQSRALVSSNKILAEWYNPAIADELHSYYSSEEGKVTNPFHQFLVKTFTHRLQAEGHSPEKIQDILQVYNLFYYMDMHITENDFPDISKTVEILATNFIKGILK